One part of the Sulfolobus tengchongensis genome encodes these proteins:
- a CDS encoding DUF3782 domain-containing protein, with amino-acid sequence MTLREELLKLLKEDKEFKREIEDLLGLNVIKSISELTQTVTQLAQHVDQLTRRVDQLTKNQEILQQRMDQLAQRVDQLAQHVDQLTQRLDQLTQRLDQLAQHVDQLTQRVDQLTKNQEMLQQRLDQLTQRVDQLTQRLDQLAQRVDQLTQHVDQLTQRVDQLTKNQEILQQRMDQLAQRVDQLTKNQEVLQQALSELAQSVNQFTKKVDSEVERINKILGSMGERWGILYEDLITDFLREVLKKEGLDYKYVNKFSFKDEKGLYGFKGRRYEIDILVQDDKIYMIEVKSNAEVKDVEWFDTRCSVVSEVLGLSKPPIKLFLAITTDKDAVDRANELGIKMVTEMVFERPKKNQTNE; translated from the coding sequence ATGACATTAAGGGAGGAGCTTCTAAAGCTTCTTAAAGAGGATAAAGAGTTTAAAAGAGAAATTGAGGATCTTCTAGGACTGAATGTAATTAAAAGTATAAGTGAACTTACGCAAACAGTAACTCAGTTAGCTCAGCATGTGGACCAGTTGACACGGCGTGTTGACCAATTGACTAAGAATCAAGAAATACTACAACAGAGGATGGATCAGTTAGCTCAACGTGTTGACCAGTTAGCTCAGCATGTAGATCAACTTACACAGAGACTAGACCAGTTGACGCAGAGACTAGATCAGTTAGCTCAGCATGTAGATCAGTTAACGCAACGTGTGGATCAGTTGACTAAGAATCAAGAAATGCTACAACAGAGACTAGACCAGTTGACACAACGCGTTGACCAACTTACACAGAGACTAGATCAACTAGCGCAACGTGTGGATCAGTTGACTCAGCATGTGGACCAGTTGACACAGCGTGTTGACCAATTGACTAAGAATCAAGAAATACTACAACAGAGGATGGATCAGTTAGCTCAGCGTGTTGACCAGTTGACTAAGAATCAAGAAGTGCTACAGCAAGCTCTTTCTGAACTAGCCCAATCTGTTAATCAATTTACTAAGAAGGTCGACTCTGAGGTAGAACGTATAAATAAAATTCTTGGTTCTATGGGTGAGAGGTGGGGTATTCTCTATGAAGATCTGATTACTGATTTCTTAAGAGAAGTTCTGAAGAAGGAGGGTCTCGACTATAAGTACGTTAATAAGTTTAGTTTCAAGGATGAAAAAGGGCTTTATGGATTTAAGGGAAGAAGGTATGAAATTGATATTTTAGTTCAAGATGATAAGATATATATGATTGAGGTTAAATCAAACGCTGAAGTTAAAGATGTTGAATGGTTCGATACTAGATGTAGTGTAGTGAGTGAAGTCTTAGGTTTATCAAAGCCACCAATTAAGTTGTTCTTGGCAATTACAACGGATAAAGACGCTGTTGATAGGGCCAATGAATTAGGAATTAAAATGGTAACTGAGATGGTATTTGAAAGACCAAAGAAGAATCAAACTAACGAATAA
- a CDS encoding 4Fe-4S ferredoxin: MDNNFLLSYLVVTYIILMMFINFWIIGHIVIKEYVNRRVVLFLSSIILYMAVESIALGYIVFHRGEIFIEPILLLFASVPLFLSSITKNMIVRLKSDIISSLLLSGVIVFDEISMGYLYSSAFGPHSYNPFIDSVSNVAFGIMMIIDGLFFLFIARVKNIIEFALTTFTISMAFLPSLFIEFPKLVQLFSSLVSTAIMIINIIMLYLIEIKRVTFQGQLIALSLALFDFLMMLGLLTFASFNDMWLISLSVVISMMWYFIAVLYEFPNKRIEMKLRYPFIFLVLINLAELSMGFGESVFGFNITNSVFVNAIPTRSPPSNPFWWLFPINPLLMGIEATHATNDLVINAILTSYMFLMATTMEPFYVIMMGIEMSYLVYERYKKAKNLSVKNWALIIVLGVPIFTVLIPYYTNIYVFGMSGMIFRVTLLSFTISIISVIVATILFGRRAYCNAVCMSAHMWTNIFYDQFKPKRSSRVWEYVRWTFLAIMLIAFLSYIMIELKLLAPIKIGMITLDPLNFYGMFTVNYIWWIFYFLTPFFGAYSCARQGWCGFGTFTGLFNKVLFKIRAKDVSVCENCETHACDMACPIKIPISDDILKKGYSNRINCVGCGDCIEDCTYNNLEIIDIISFIKK; the protein is encoded by the coding sequence ATGGATAATAATTTTCTCCTCTCCTACCTAGTGGTTACTTATATAATATTAATGATGTTTATCAATTTTTGGATTATAGGTCATATTGTAATAAAAGAATATGTTAATCGAAGAGTTGTCCTATTTTTATCTTCAATAATCTTATACATGGCAGTTGAAAGTATCGCGTTGGGTTATATCGTCTTCCATCGTGGTGAAATATTCATCGAACCAATACTTTTATTATTTGCGTCAGTTCCTCTCTTCTTATCGTCTATAACTAAAAATATGATAGTCAGATTAAAGAGTGACATCATATCCTCGCTTTTGCTTAGTGGAGTTATAGTTTTTGACGAGATTTCCATGGGATATCTCTACTCATCAGCCTTCGGACCACACTCATACAATCCATTTATAGATTCAGTATCTAACGTAGCATTTGGAATAATGATGATTATTGATGGTCTATTCTTCTTATTTATAGCAAGAGTCAAGAACATCATAGAGTTTGCATTAACAACGTTCACAATTTCAATGGCTTTTTTACCCTCGTTATTCATAGAGTTTCCCAAACTAGTTCAGCTTTTTTCTTCTCTGGTCTCAACTGCAATAATGATAATTAATATCATCATGTTGTATTTAATTGAGATAAAGAGAGTTACATTTCAGGGACAATTAATCGCGTTGTCTTTAGCCCTCTTCGATTTTCTTATGATGCTAGGACTGTTAACCTTCGCGTCATTTAACGATATGTGGCTGATCTCTTTATCTGTAGTTATATCGATGATGTGGTATTTTATTGCGGTACTATACGAATTTCCAAATAAGAGAATTGAAATGAAGCTAAGATATCCCTTCATTTTTCTGGTTCTGATTAACTTAGCGGAGCTAAGCATGGGATTTGGCGAGAGCGTATTTGGATTTAACATAACCAATAGCGTTTTCGTCAATGCAATTCCAACGAGGAGTCCACCTAGTAACCCTTTTTGGTGGTTATTTCCCATAAATCCCTTATTGATGGGAATAGAGGCAACTCATGCGACTAACGATTTGGTAATTAACGCTATTCTAACTTCTTACATGTTCCTTATGGCGACTACTATGGAACCGTTTTATGTAATTATGATGGGGATTGAGATGAGCTACTTAGTCTATGAGAGGTACAAAAAAGCTAAGAACCTCAGCGTAAAAAATTGGGCTTTAATAATTGTTCTTGGCGTACCCATATTTACAGTCTTAATACCTTATTATACTAATATTTACGTTTTCGGAATGAGTGGAATGATCTTTCGCGTCACCCTCTTATCATTTACGATTTCCATAATTTCCGTCATAGTTGCTACGATATTATTCGGTAGGAGAGCTTATTGTAATGCAGTTTGCATGTCAGCTCACATGTGGACGAACATATTCTATGATCAATTTAAACCTAAAAGATCAAGTAGAGTCTGGGAATACGTCAGATGGACTTTCTTAGCAATAATGCTCATAGCTTTTTTATCATATATAATGATTGAGCTGAAGTTATTAGCACCAATAAAGATTGGTATGATAACGTTAGACCCACTAAACTTCTACGGAATGTTTACAGTGAACTATATATGGTGGATATTTTATTTCTTAACACCTTTCTTTGGAGCTTACAGTTGTGCTAGGCAAGGATGGTGTGGTTTTGGCACTTTTACTGGGTTATTTAATAAAGTGTTGTTCAAGATAAGGGCTAAGGATGTTAGTGTATGCGAAAATTGTGAGACTCACGCTTGCGACATGGCATGCCCTATAAAAATTCCAATAAGTGACGATATATTAAAGAAAGGGTACAGTAACAGGATAAATTGTGTTGGGTGCGGAGATTGTATAGAAGACTGTACGTATAACAACCTAGAAATTATAGATATAATTAGTTTTATCAAGAAATGA
- a CDS encoding xanthine dehydrogenase family protein molybdopterin-binding subunit has translation MIQEHLPLITGKGTYIDDISPKNVVYLHVVRSPIARGIIKSISRPESALLSLTWDDVKAYIPARLFPDLAKTAQVARMPVLADGRVNFVGQPILAFVVEDRYKTEDVAEEVSIDYEELKPIVDPEEAINAEPIHPGLKSNISIDQLLEGGNLSLKSKADVVVRRKIKQHRIVSNPMEPKGFICWWDNDVLNVYVSTQAPFGVRNDLREILNIPPEKIRVYSAPNVGGGFGNKSGGYPEYVLAAIASKKLGRPVKWIETRSEMLVNAQSLGRGEVSDMKLYATKDGEVLGIEGSVIANIGAYDYGINFFTSLFVSRLSNGPYKMKFASIRAMSVFTNTPPMGFYRGAGRPEAALIHETLIEDLAEELGMDPVEIRRKNLIGDNGYVTPLGVKIDPAGYNEVLNEAEKYYRKAKETHKDKGISIVIFSEIVRTSPGEGARAQIKDGKVYIYLGIGPHGQAYGSTFKKLASEVLGISEDKIEIVTGTTETVKEGIGSFGSRAGTIGGSAVIAASRELLSKINKNSLNEEDLIKYEGVEAEVFYKADDIFAPGAHVAVVDVDKETGFAKVLEYYAVDDVGRVMNKEEIEGQIIGGVLQGASQVIIEAMRYDERGIPLCSSIADCGVPTALESPLKVYPYYIEYPSQLLSKSRGVGEAGTTGALPAVFIALEKAVKKKFNVTPVDPWLIAST, from the coding sequence ATGATTCAAGAACATTTGCCTCTTATAACGGGAAAGGGTACTTACATAGATGATATATCTCCTAAAAATGTGGTTTACCTTCACGTAGTTAGATCTCCGATAGCAAGAGGGATAATAAAGAGCATAAGTAGGCCAGAAAGCGCATTACTTTCTTTGACATGGGACGACGTAAAAGCCTACATACCGGCTAGGCTATTTCCGGACTTAGCTAAGACAGCTCAAGTAGCTAGAATGCCGGTTTTGGCTGATGGAAGGGTTAACTTTGTTGGTCAGCCAATTTTAGCCTTTGTTGTAGAGGATAGGTATAAGACTGAAGACGTAGCTGAGGAGGTCTCCATAGATTACGAGGAATTAAAACCAATAGTTGACCCTGAAGAGGCAATAAACGCTGAACCAATTCACCCAGGGTTAAAGAGCAATATTTCTATTGATCAATTACTTGAAGGTGGTAATTTATCTTTAAAGAGTAAAGCTGACGTGGTAGTAAGGAGAAAAATTAAGCAACACAGAATAGTCTCTAATCCCATGGAGCCTAAGGGGTTCATTTGTTGGTGGGATAACGATGTTTTAAACGTTTACGTATCAACACAAGCACCATTTGGCGTTAGAAATGATTTGAGGGAAATACTAAACATACCACCAGAGAAAATCAGAGTTTACTCAGCACCAAATGTGGGAGGAGGTTTCGGAAATAAGAGTGGGGGATATCCAGAATACGTACTTGCAGCAATAGCATCAAAAAAGTTAGGTAGACCGGTAAAGTGGATAGAGACTAGGAGTGAAATGCTAGTTAACGCGCAATCACTAGGAAGAGGAGAAGTTTCAGACATGAAACTTTACGCTACCAAAGATGGTGAAGTCTTAGGAATTGAAGGCAGTGTAATAGCAAATATTGGAGCTTATGATTACGGAATAAACTTCTTTACTTCCCTATTCGTTTCCAGACTATCTAATGGCCCATATAAAATGAAATTTGCCTCCATAAGAGCTATGTCAGTTTTCACTAACACTCCTCCAATGGGATTCTATAGGGGTGCTGGTAGGCCTGAGGCAGCCCTAATTCACGAGACGTTGATAGAGGATTTGGCTGAGGAATTGGGAATGGATCCAGTTGAGATAAGGAGGAAGAACCTAATAGGAGATAACGGATACGTAACGCCATTGGGAGTGAAAATAGATCCAGCGGGATACAATGAAGTACTTAACGAAGCAGAAAAATACTACAGAAAAGCGAAAGAAACCCACAAAGACAAAGGAATATCAATAGTAATATTTAGTGAGATTGTTAGAACTTCACCAGGTGAAGGTGCTAGAGCTCAAATAAAGGATGGGAAGGTTTACATTTATTTAGGCATAGGGCCTCATGGGCAAGCATATGGGAGTACTTTTAAGAAGCTGGCATCTGAGGTGTTAGGTATCAGTGAGGACAAAATAGAAATAGTTACCGGAACAACTGAGACTGTTAAAGAGGGTATAGGAAGTTTTGGATCTAGGGCTGGTACTATAGGTGGTTCTGCTGTAATTGCAGCCTCTAGGGAATTGCTTAGTAAGATAAATAAGAATTCTCTGAATGAGGAAGATCTGATTAAGTATGAAGGTGTAGAAGCTGAGGTATTTTATAAGGCGGACGATATATTTGCACCAGGCGCTCACGTAGCAGTTGTAGATGTAGATAAGGAGACTGGATTTGCTAAGGTTCTCGAATACTATGCAGTAGACGATGTAGGAAGGGTTATGAATAAAGAGGAAATTGAAGGACAAATAATAGGTGGTGTATTACAAGGTGCTTCGCAGGTGATAATTGAAGCCATGAGATATGATGAAAGAGGAATTCCACTGTGTTCTTCAATAGCTGATTGTGGCGTTCCTACTGCGTTAGAATCTCCGCTTAAAGTGTATCCATATTATATCGAATACCCCTCTCAATTGTTATCAAAGAGCAGAGGAGTTGGTGAGGCTGGTACTACTGGTGCCTTGCCTGCAGTATTTATAGCTCTAGAAAAAGCCGTAAAGAAGAAGTTCAATGTGACTCCGGTTGATCCGTGGCTAATTGCATCTACGTGA
- a CDS encoding FAD-binding oxidoreductase, whose translation MDFKELEDIEHKIEEREDFSGEKVRPLIIFFPKNEEEVVRIVKFARKVKIPIIPWGSGTNLTGAASCDKNCILIDMSKMNKILEINDVDWYVRVQPGIKLIDLFEELEKKGFMLPPDPASFFLCSVGGAVAESSGGMKGVRHGSFREWVLALRVVLPDGEVIKVGEPLRKNRAGYDLVHLFVGSEGTLGVITEIWLRIIPLPKRKMVMISALLKDFESVGEVIVGLRKNRILPELSEYVDADVVRALNKHLNANLKETEGGMLLISIEEDMVNDVLKVLEGKTIDVKVAEGEEAEKLYSLRAQAAIAVKAESGNVFYAEDIVVPVSKLPEAIRRLKEIGRKYNTKFYVISHIGDGNLHPNIIIEDKDTRERAFEEIARMAIELGGSVSGEHGIGVQKAKLMAEQIAKHNGIRVLDLMYQIKKLIDPDDIMNPNKYVELAYKFLNNSSN comes from the coding sequence ATGGACTTTAAAGAGTTGGAAGATATTGAGCACAAGATTGAAGAAAGAGAGGACTTCTCTGGAGAAAAAGTGAGACCTCTAATTATCTTCTTTCCAAAAAATGAAGAAGAAGTAGTTAGAATTGTGAAATTTGCAAGAAAAGTGAAGATACCAATTATACCATGGGGTTCTGGCACTAATCTAACTGGAGCTGCTTCATGCGATAAAAATTGTATACTAATAGACATGTCCAAAATGAATAAAATCTTAGAAATAAACGATGTTGATTGGTATGTGAGAGTTCAACCCGGTATCAAATTAATAGATCTGTTCGAAGAACTTGAAAAGAAAGGTTTTATGTTACCCCCAGATCCTGCAAGCTTTTTCCTATGCTCAGTAGGTGGTGCAGTTGCCGAATCCTCTGGAGGAATGAAAGGTGTAAGGCATGGTTCGTTTAGGGAATGGGTATTAGCCTTAAGAGTAGTATTACCAGATGGAGAGGTAATCAAAGTTGGCGAACCATTAAGGAAGAATAGGGCTGGTTATGATTTAGTCCACTTATTTGTTGGGAGCGAAGGAACTTTAGGAGTAATAACTGAAATATGGTTGAGAATAATTCCATTACCAAAGAGAAAAATGGTTATGATATCAGCACTATTAAAAGATTTCGAATCTGTCGGCGAGGTAATTGTGGGCTTGAGAAAGAACAGAATACTTCCAGAATTATCAGAATATGTAGATGCTGATGTAGTAAGAGCACTAAATAAACATCTTAACGCTAATCTTAAGGAGACTGAAGGTGGAATGTTATTGATTTCCATAGAGGAGGATATGGTTAATGATGTATTAAAAGTACTAGAGGGTAAGACAATCGACGTTAAAGTAGCAGAAGGTGAGGAGGCTGAAAAATTATATTCGCTAAGAGCACAGGCTGCCATAGCAGTTAAAGCTGAGTCGGGTAACGTATTTTACGCTGAGGACATAGTGGTACCAGTATCGAAGTTACCAGAGGCGATAAGGAGATTAAAGGAAATAGGGAGGAAATACAATACTAAATTTTACGTGATATCTCACATAGGAGATGGTAACTTGCATCCAAATATAATAATTGAGGATAAGGATACTAGAGAAAGGGCGTTTGAGGAAATAGCTAGAATGGCAATTGAATTGGGAGGTTCAGTTAGTGGTGAGCATGGAATAGGAGTTCAGAAGGCTAAGTTAATGGCGGAGCAGATAGCCAAACATAATGGTATTAGAGTACTCGATTTAATGTACCAGATAAAGAAATTAATAGATCCAGATGACATAATGAATCCCAATAAATATGTGGAATTAGCATATAAGTTTCTAAATAACTCAAGTAATTAA
- a CDS encoding nucleotidyltransferase domain-containing protein, translated as MDIKVLDKLKQFSWNKYGVLYAILFGSLAKIGKGRDVDIAVEFEEYNVDIHLRLLNDLQDYLGTELIDLVIITDDTSCYLIHEIFNNTRLIYLRDDKAWFKMNNRINICEDFLIDARKLNEIENAVLAVMRRWKE; from the coding sequence GTGGATATCAAAGTCCTCGATAAACTAAAACAATTTTCCTGGAACAAATATGGTGTACTTTATGCTATTCTCTTTGGTTCTTTGGCTAAAATAGGAAAGGGAAGAGATGTGGACATTGCAGTCGAATTTGAGGAATATAACGTAGATATCCACTTAAGGTTGCTAAATGACTTACAAGATTATTTAGGAACTGAACTTATTGATCTAGTAATCATTACTGACGATACGAGCTGTTACTTGATTCATGAAATCTTTAATAACACTCGATTAATTTATTTAAGAGATGATAAGGCATGGTTTAAAATGAATAATAGAATAAACATCTGTGAGGATTTCTTAATTGATGCAAGAAAGTTAAATGAAATTGAAAATGCAGTGCTGGCAGTCATGAGAAGGTGGAAGGAATAG
- the hepT gene encoding type VII toxin-antitoxin system HepT family RNase toxin: MTLLDKLLEMIKDYTIKLDEIKSLDDWITYYATLHLLQVQAQAFIDLVRRILSNMGITTDSYKESIKKLFELNLITEGEYSFLSSVVSFRNIVIHGYATVNQHIVYKIMKEKSYRRLLEIAEKLREKGEKYWDP, translated from the coding sequence GTGACATTACTAGACAAGTTGCTTGAGATGATAAAGGACTATACGATTAAACTTGATGAGATTAAAAGTCTTGATGACTGGATAACCTATTATGCTACGTTGCATCTGCTTCAAGTACAAGCTCAAGCTTTCATAGATTTAGTTAGAAGAATCTTGTCTAACATGGGTATTACGACTGATAGTTATAAAGAGAGTATTAAAAAATTATTTGAGCTAAACCTAATTACTGAAGGGGAGTACTCATTTTTAAGTTCAGTCGTTTCATTTAGAAACATTGTAATACATGGTTACGCAACGGTAAATCAACACATAGTGTACAAAATAATGAAGGAGAAAAGTTATAGAAGATTACTTGAGATTGCTGAAAAATTGAGAGAAAAAGGGGAGAAATATTGGGATCCGTAA
- a CDS encoding acyl-CoA synthetase, translated as MSATYEIDLRKFGTDDYETLYKSFRWDIPEYFNMGEAISRNKTGTAIIYRDDEGNKSELTYSELDKLSNQVANFLTELGVKKGEPVGVMMGPRPETAAAIVGIYKMGGIALSMTPLFGIDSANYRLQHSGAKVLFTDREDIIKELKAQTIIGLTKGNYTFGDIKRGSSPAFTPVRTKANEPAHMLYTSGTTGLPKGVLLSHAAVLAHIPWYQIVFDIAPKEGDVFSQLADWGWIAGILDVVMPSLYFGMPMVAYNRGGRLDARRVMEVLEDTRATCFFAPPTALNIIMKSVNPKDYDLKLRVLASGGSAVTYDLIKWSKEVLGAPLNVGYGQTEANVLTGTNSKIIPYKILEEKGGGNLLGKPIPGHVVEIVNENLSVLPPNQVGEIAVKLPDPIVMIEYYKNPEATAKKIRGGYLLTGDVGWKDEYGYIWFKSRSDFLIKSSGYRIGPEEIEFVINQHPAVLESAVIGKEDPVRGEIIKAFIVLKQGYEPSEKLKQEIIDLVKTRLATYAYPKEIEFVKEIPKTESGKIRRAELKKKI; from the coding sequence ATGTCAGCAACATATGAAATAGATTTACGTAAATTTGGTACTGATGATTACGAGACTTTATATAAATCATTCAGATGGGATATCCCAGAGTATTTCAATATGGGAGAGGCTATTTCAAGAAATAAGACGGGTACTGCAATCATTTATAGAGATGACGAGGGTAACAAATCGGAATTGACATACAGTGAACTTGATAAACTTTCCAATCAAGTTGCTAACTTCTTAACAGAGTTAGGCGTAAAGAAGGGTGAACCAGTAGGTGTAATGATGGGTCCAAGACCAGAGACAGCCGCAGCAATAGTTGGTATATACAAAATGGGCGGAATAGCCTTATCAATGACACCGTTATTTGGTATTGATTCCGCAAATTATAGATTACAGCATAGTGGTGCCAAAGTCTTATTTACAGATAGGGAGGATATAATTAAGGAGCTTAAGGCTCAAACGATAATAGGTTTAACTAAGGGAAATTACACTTTCGGTGATATAAAAAGAGGAAGCTCACCAGCTTTCACCCCAGTAAGAACAAAGGCTAATGAACCTGCACATATGTTGTATACTTCTGGAACTACTGGATTACCTAAAGGTGTTTTGCTATCACATGCTGCAGTCTTAGCTCATATACCATGGTATCAGATAGTGTTTGATATTGCTCCTAAAGAAGGGGATGTGTTTTCTCAATTGGCTGATTGGGGATGGATAGCGGGAATATTAGATGTTGTAATGCCAAGTCTATATTTCGGAATGCCGATGGTGGCTTATAACAGAGGTGGAAGATTAGATGCTAGGAGAGTTATGGAGGTTTTAGAAGATACTAGAGCTACTTGTTTCTTTGCTCCTCCTACAGCCTTAAATATAATAATGAAGTCAGTTAATCCTAAAGATTATGATCTGAAGTTAAGGGTATTAGCTTCTGGTGGAAGCGCAGTTACATATGATTTAATAAAGTGGAGTAAGGAGGTATTAGGTGCCCCATTAAATGTTGGATATGGACAAACAGAGGCTAATGTATTAACTGGTACTAATAGTAAAATTATTCCCTACAAGATTTTAGAGGAAAAAGGTGGAGGTAATCTATTAGGTAAGCCAATTCCAGGTCACGTAGTGGAAATTGTTAACGAAAATCTAAGCGTCTTGCCTCCAAATCAAGTTGGAGAAATAGCTGTGAAATTACCTGATCCCATTGTTATGATTGAGTATTATAAGAATCCTGAGGCAACGGCTAAGAAAATTAGGGGAGGTTATTTGTTAACTGGTGATGTAGGGTGGAAGGATGAGTATGGGTATATATGGTTTAAGAGTAGAAGTGACTTTCTGATAAAGAGTAGTGGATATAGAATAGGGCCAGAGGAGATAGAGTTTGTAATTAATCAGCATCCCGCAGTATTAGAATCAGCAGTTATAGGTAAGGAGGATCCAGTTAGGGGTGAGATAATTAAGGCTTTTATAGTATTGAAACAAGGTTATGAACCGAGTGAAAAACTTAAGCAAGAGATTATAGACTTGGTTAAAACTAGATTAGCAACTTACGCATATCCTAAAGAGATAGAATTCGTAAAAGAGATACCAAAAACCGAGTCAGGGAAGATAAGGAGAGCTGAGTTAAAGAAGAAAATATGA
- a CDS encoding cyclase family protein, which produces MVQKSKISNLSELLKDCPSNWGRWGKDDELGALNFLDNQEVLRGVKAVRQGKVFTLQVPIGSPKGDPVWPGRSSAIRVNVNDKGYYIAGKNKPLYGGLEYADDMIIMFLQGTTQIDALGHTWYDDKIWNGYDANETIGGLSKASVFPIAQKGIVGHGILIDVAWCKGVEALQAGEEITLNDLIECSKKEGIEIQKHDILLIRTGWIAQFFKKGPEEFYKNFLEPGLTYRKEVVDWFYKMEIPMLGTDTIANERTTHPETGIYLPLHAALMRNLGIVLNEILWLEDLAEDCRKDGQWDFLYAGAPLKIYKATGAPINPIVIK; this is translated from the coding sequence ATGGTACAGAAAAGTAAGATATCTAATTTAAGTGAGTTATTGAAAGACTGTCCGTCTAACTGGGGTAGATGGGGAAAAGATGATGAATTAGGAGCCTTAAATTTTCTAGATAACCAAGAAGTATTAAGGGGCGTTAAAGCTGTAAGGCAGGGTAAGGTATTTACGCTTCAAGTACCTATAGGGTCTCCTAAAGGAGATCCTGTCTGGCCAGGAAGATCTTCAGCTATACGAGTTAACGTAAATGATAAGGGATATTATATAGCTGGGAAAAATAAACCACTATATGGTGGGCTGGAATACGCTGATGATATGATAATAATGTTCTTGCAAGGTACAACTCAAATAGACGCCCTCGGACATACCTGGTATGATGATAAGATATGGAACGGATATGACGCAAATGAAACCATAGGAGGCTTGTCTAAGGCTAGTGTATTTCCGATTGCTCAAAAGGGTATTGTTGGTCATGGTATCCTAATTGACGTTGCCTGGTGTAAAGGTGTTGAAGCTTTACAAGCTGGAGAAGAAATTACTTTAAATGACTTAATAGAGTGTAGTAAGAAGGAAGGTATTGAAATACAAAAGCATGATATATTATTAATAAGAACTGGTTGGATTGCACAATTTTTCAAAAAAGGTCCAGAAGAATTCTATAAGAATTTCTTAGAACCTGGCCTCACATATAGAAAGGAAGTAGTAGATTGGTTCTATAAGATGGAAATACCAATGTTAGGAACAGATACGATAGCTAATGAGAGAACTACCCATCCGGAAACAGGAATATATTTGCCCCTTCATGCCGCACTTATGAGAAATCTTGGTATAGTACTCAATGAAATACTATGGCTTGAAGATTTGGCTGAAGATTGTAGGAAAGATGGTCAATGGGATTTCCTTTATGCTGGAGCACCTCTAAAAATATATAAAGCAACGGGAGCACCTATTAATCCCATTGTTATCAAATGA
- a CDS encoding N-acyl homoserine lactonase family protein, translating into MYAKRIYLLDLGVLGGDSGWFLPGAAGGAKTYSNRNATSQWLEIPVSAALIEHPDGYILFDTGISPDAMKTHEKGLMEAFPILKLTEENRLEKQLALVNVKPEDIKAVVISHLHLDHIGQAGVFRGLRTPIIVQKKELEYALLMLWQGKGGAYDYSDLEPLRGANWIPISDQKFELADGVVAEFTGGHTPGHQMLYVKTESGNTYVLTGDYLHLVKEMELEAKGWLLGDAEEWHTYIRKLKYFLSKPKTKLVAGHDVNLWNNFPKAPKALE; encoded by the coding sequence ATGTATGCAAAAAGAATCTATCTTTTGGATTTGGGTGTATTAGGAGGAGATTCTGGCTGGTTTTTACCAGGTGCTGCTGGAGGTGCTAAAACATATAGTAATAGAAATGCGACAAGTCAATGGTTAGAAATCCCAGTGTCTGCTGCTCTAATTGAACATCCTGATGGCTATATCCTTTTCGATACTGGAATATCTCCAGATGCGATGAAAACACATGAAAAGGGATTAATGGAAGCCTTTCCAATACTAAAACTCACAGAGGAGAACAGATTAGAGAAACAACTGGCATTAGTTAACGTAAAACCTGAAGACATCAAGGCTGTGGTGATATCTCATCTTCATTTAGACCATATAGGACAGGCTGGAGTCTTTAGAGGGTTGAGAACTCCAATCATAGTCCAAAAGAAGGAATTAGAATACGCGTTGTTGATGTTATGGCAAGGAAAGGGAGGCGCTTATGATTACTCAGATCTAGAACCTTTAAGAGGCGCAAATTGGATTCCAATATCTGATCAGAAATTCGAATTAGCCGATGGTGTGGTGGCTGAATTCACTGGTGGGCATACTCCGGGGCATCAAATGCTTTACGTTAAAACGGAATCGGGCAATACCTATGTTCTCACTGGAGATTATTTACATTTAGTTAAGGAGATGGAGCTAGAAGCTAAAGGATGGCTATTAGGAGATGCTGAGGAATGGCACACATACATTAGAAAACTGAAATACTTCTTATCTAAACCTAAAACTAAATTAGTAGCGGGACATGACGTTAACCTTTGGAATAACTTCCCCAAGGCACCTAAGGCACTTGAGTGA